From the Paraflavitalea soli genome, the window CGGTATTTTCCTGTTTGCCATGCTCAGCGTATGGATAGGGTTGTCGAAATTGCCCTTAGGTGTACGTAAGGTGCACTTGTTGTGGATCGGTCTATTGGGCGGCATAGGTTTTACGATGTCTATTTTTATTACCCATCTTGCCTTTGTAGATGAAATGCTGGTGATCAGTTCCAAAATAGCCATTATAATGGGGTCGGTATTAGCTGGATTGCTGGGATTCCTCTCGTTGAAAGTATCGCTCAAAACAACCTAGGATCATTGCACAGTCTGCGCTGGTAAAGAGTTTCCGGGGCTAAAATAAACCCTGCTGTTTATGTGAGGGCTGATCGTTTTACATAGTACCTTTGGTTTCAATCATTTAATAATATTATTTATGGCTTTACCTAAGTTCATGATAGCTGATGATCCGGTTACTGATCCGGACAATGAATACATCTTTCATACCCAGGAACCCCGTTTTATTGCCAAAAGGGTAGAGGATGATGATGACAATGCACACATTGATATTGTGGAAGAGATAGATGATGTGGCTGGCTTCTATAACAATGATCCGGCACAATTGCAGGGCTTGCTGGATGAACTGAGCGAATGGTATAGCGACTACCTCGACTGGCTCGAAGAAGACGAAGATTCCGACGAAGATTAATATCCGGATAGGAGCGCAATGATCCTGCTTTCTTATAAGCAGGATCATTGCGTTTGTTACTTCCCAAATTTCTTTGATCCTGCCACGCAAAGGATAACGCCGATGGTGACACTCAGCATGCCCAGGCTTACGGTTTCGTGCAATAAGGTGGCAGCGAGCGCCAATCCCAAAAATGGTTGCAGCAATTGCAACTGCCCTACGGCTGCAATGCCGCCCTGGGCCAATCCCCGGTACCAGAACACAAACCCGATCAGCATACTAAACAGGGAAACATAACCCAGGCCTACCCAGGCTGCTGTGCTTATTCCCGTAAAGGACGATGGGCGCACCATGAATCCCAGTGGCACCATAAAAGGCAACGCAATGACCAGTGCCCAGGAGATCACCTGCCAGCCACCCAATGTTTTAGACAACTTAGCCCCTTCGGCATAACCGAGCCCGCATACAATAACGGCCAGCAACATAAGGATATCGCCTATGGGTGATACTGACAAACCTTGTACCACGGCATATCCTATTACAAAGGAACTTCCCAGGATCGCGAATACCCAGAATGCAGGGTGCGGGCGTTCTCCTCCACGCAGCACAGCGAATAGCGCCGTTGTCAATGGCAGCATACCCACGAAAATGATGGAATGGGCTGATGTGACATATTGTAAGGCCAGAGCGCTTAGCAGTGGATAGCCCACTACCACACCCATGGCCACTATTGCCAATTGAAAAACCTGTTGCCGGTTGGGGCGCTTTTCTTTATAGATCAATAAAAGGCAAAGCGCCAGCAGCCCGGCGATAGATGCACGTGCTACCGTTAAAAAGACCGGTGAAAAATCGATGATGGCCACCCTGGTGGCAGGTAGTGAACCGCTGAAGATCAATACCCCTACGAAGCCGTTGATCCACCCCCCGGCATTCCCTGCTATCGGTTTTGTAAGTGATAATTCCCTATTCATACTATGGTGATTGCTTTATATTGTGATGGTGTAAAATTAGTCACAGGGAAGCGGTGGATACAGTCCCAGTTTTGTTATTTTCGATGGACACAGTTACTTTTGCCTATATGAAAGACAATTTCCTTTACTCCGAGATATCAGGCAATATCGCCCGGCTGATCAGGAATGAGGTATTAAAGCCGGGGGACCGGCTGCCCTCTGTAAGAATGTTGTGTGAGGAGCACAACATCAGCATGAATACGGCTAAGCGGATATTTTTAGAGTTGGAAGCCCAGTCGCTCATTGAATCAAAACCACAGTCGGGTTATTTTGTAAGCCAGCTACCTTATCAACGGCTTGCGCTGCCCGCCGTCAGTAAACCGGCTGCCGTAGCCCGTTATAATGAACCGGAAGACCTGATCCGAAAAGTATATTCCCATATGGGCAGCAATAAGCTCACCCAATTTTCCATTGCCGTTCCTTCCGGGGATTTGTTGCCACTGGCAAAATTGAACAAGGAGATGGTGCATGCTACCCGTGAACTTCGGGGGGGAGGGGCTGCCTATGAAATGTTGCAGGGCAATGAAAAATTACGTAGGATGGTGGCTTCACGGGCGCTCACCTGGGGAGCAAACATGCAGGAAGATGACCTCATTACCACCAGCGGTGGCATGGATGCCTTATCATTATGCCTGATGGCCGTAGGAAAGCCTGGCGATACCATTGCCATTGAAAGCCCTTGCTATCCTGGCATATTGCAATTGGCGGTAAGTCTCGGGTTGAAAGTACTTGAATTGCCTACACATCCTATAACGGGCATACAGATCGAGGCGCTGAAGAAAGCGATCCCGAAGATCGATCTGTGCCTGCTGGTTCCCAATTTCAATACCCCGTTGGGCAGTTGTATGCCCGATGAACACAAAAGAGAAGTGGCGGCGCTGTTGGCCAGGCATGGTATTCCATTGATCGAGGATGATGTGTATGGCGATCTTTATTTCGGAGAGAAGCGTCCTAAGTGTTGTAAGACATATGATACTGAAGGAAATATTTTATGGTGCAGCTCCATATCCAAAACCCTGGCTCCCGGCTATCGCGTGGGTTGGATAGCGCCGGGTAAATACAAGGAAAAGGTGTTGAAATTAAAACTGGTTCATGCTATATCGTCCACTGCCATTACTCAGGAGGTGGTAGCCAGTTTCCTGAAAAGCGCCCGCTACGATCATCACCTGCGACAGCTCCGGCGTACTGTACAGGGCAATTATCAACATTACCTGCATGCCATTGCTCAATTCTTTCCGGAAGGAACTAAAACAAGCAGGCCACAGGGCGGGCTGGCCCTTTGGGTAGAATTTCCCAAGGGCATCGATACGTTGGAATTGTACGAGTTGGCCTTAAAGCAACATATCAGTATTGCCCCGGGCAGGATGTTCACGCTTCAAAACCAGTTTCAAAACTCTATGCGTTTATGCTTTGGATTACCCTGGTCTGATGACCTGCAGCTGAAACTAAAAAAGGTGGGTAACCTGGCTAAGATGATCCAGCGATAAAGGAATTCCTGCGTGTCTTATTCCGACCGCAAACTTTTCACCGGATTAGCCACAGCGGCTTTGAGTGCATTAAAACTAATGGTGAACATCGCTACCATCGCTACCAGTACGCCTGCCAGTGCGAACATCCACCAGCTTACGGTAATGCGATAAGGATAATTGGCCAGCCAGGCATTCGCTGTCACCCAGGCAATAGGTATGGATATGATCAATGCCAGGGTTACCAATAGCAAGAAGTCTCTCGATAATATCGTCACCACATGGCCCACGGTAGCGCCCAGTACTTTACGGATACCAATTTCTTTCACACGTTTCTCAGCCGACATTACTGACAAACCAAACAATCCAATACAGGAAATGAAGATGGTGAGTACCGCACCAAACAGCATGATCTTCTTCCAGCGTGCTTCCGCTTCATAGCTCTTCAGGTTCTCCTGATCCTTGAAAATATAAGAATAGGGACTATTGGGGTAGAAGGTCTTAAAAGTCTTTTCAATATGCTGCAGTGCAGCTGTCGCGCCATCCGGTTTGATCTTGATAAAGGCCAGGCCCAGGGAATTACCCGGTTTCATCGTAAATAATTGCGGCTTTATTTTCTCTGTCAAAGCAGCATAATGATAATCTTTTACTACGCCGATCACCTGGTACTTTTCGTTTTTGTTGTACCAGAAGTTTACTTCCTGGCCAATAGGATTGGCCCATCCTGCCTTTTTGGCGAAAGCCTCATTTACAACTACGGAATGCGTAGAATCGGAAGGGAAATCCTTAGAGAAACTCCGGCCCTTGATCAACGGTATTTGCAGCAAAGGAATATAAGGTTCGGTGACCGTTTCGTAAGCAAAGGAAATTTCTGTAGATCCATTTACTTTGGCTACCGTGCTCCAGCTGCCTACATTCTTACAAGCCACATCCACAATGGCCGGGCTTTTCAGCAGCTCCTCTTTTAGTAAAACAGTTTTGCTTGCTTTAATAGTGGGCAGGTTGGCCAGCACCAGGTTGCTATCATCATACCCCAGTTTTTCATTGGTGAGGTAATTGAATTGGGCATAAATGGTAATAGTGGCAATGATGAGGAAGGAGGCCAGGGTGAACTGTAATACGACCAGGCTCTTCTGTAAATAATTCTTGCCTGCCAGGGTGAACCGGCTGTACAATGTTTTCACCGGGCTGTAGGCTGACAGGACCAGGGAAGGATAAAAACCTGCCAACAGGCTTGTCACTATAAACAGCCCGATATAGATGCCGATCAGTTTGGCATCAAATAAATAGGATAAGGCCAATGCTTTATTGGAAAGATCATTGAATATTGGCAGCACGAGTTGTACCATCAGTACGGCCAGCACAAAAGCTACAAAACACAGGATGAATGATTCGCCCAGGAATTGTACCATCAACTGCCGGCGATCGCCGCCAATTACTTTGCGGATGCCAATCTCTTTGGCGCGCTTTAGCGAACGGGCTACGGTTAGATTCACAAAGTTGATGCAGGCTATGAGCAGGATAAAAAGCGCAATGCCCGAAAGGATATAAGAGTACATGGGTTTGCTGGCATCGGTAAGTCCATTGGTAGCCTGGTAATCCTCACTTAAATGGATATCGGTAAATGGCTGCAGACTGTAGAAGGTGGCAGCGTCATCGCCATATTGCTCTGCCGATATCTTTATCGATTCCCGTGCGTCCTTTTCATACACCTGTTTCATTTTTGCTTCCACTGCCAATGGGTTCGCACCAGGAGCCATCACCACAAAAGTGCTCAGGAAGTAATTCATCCAGTTCATGTTCTGCGCCTCTGTTTCTTTGGATATCTCTATCGGCAACAACATATTGAACTTTATGGAAGAGTTTTGTGGGCATTTTTTAGCTACTCCTGTTACTTCATGCGGCACAAACTGTCCTTCTTCATTTTTAATAACGATCGTTTTGCCCAGCGCCTCCTTAGTGCCAAACAGCGTGCGTGCTACTTCTTCTGTGATCACCACTGAATGGAGATCCCGTAAAGCAGTTTTGGGGTTGCCGCTGAGCAGGGGGAAACTAAATGCGCTAAGGAAGTTGGAGTCTACCAGGTGTACTTCCTGTGATTTGATCTCTGTACCGTTCTTAATATCCCGCTGGTTGTTCTGTACCCTTACAAAAGCTTGTATTTCCGGGATATTGGCCGTGAACCTTGGGCCCTGGAAATATCCTGTAAAACCTCCCTTGCTCTCTACGCTGCCATCGGGTTTTATCCTTTTCATGCCGATGCGGTACAGCTGGTTCACCTGTGCATGAAAGCGGTCATAGCTTAATTCGTCTTTCACATACAAAATGATCAACATACCGCAGGCCAGCCCAAGGCTCAAACCAAGGATATTGATGATGGAATAAACTTTGTTGCGACGGAAATTGCGAAAAGCAGTTTTGAAGTAGTTTTTGAACATGGGTGAATGGTTATGCCAGTCTACCTTGCAAAAATGATGACGATTTCTTTTACAATGGTTATCAGTCAGTTCCGATGATCAGGCAATCACTCAGTGTCCGCTTTCGATACAATGTGCGAACATTTTCGTACAATTGGGAAAGGCGGTATGATAAGTGTTCAGATTTTCTTTGGCCGGAGCCCTCAAGATATCTATAATTTACAAAGCATCTATTTCGCTGCAGACTGTTAAGATATGATCAAGTCCATATAGGAGGGAGGCTTCATCGATATTAAGCCACCGAAATAATTGTAGGATGAGATTGTAATGCTGACGCACAAAAGTGGTGTCTTTTTGAGGTTGCCCAGGTATAAAGCATATCGGTTCGTGGTGGGCGATCCGGTTCCTTAAGCTGTTAATTCTAGCTAATTCGCCAAAAATATAAGATGCGTTATATTGTATTGTAGGGGTGCTGCGTGGTCTTGCTCTAAAGAT encodes:
- a CDS encoding DMT family transporter → MNRELSLTKPIAGNAGGWINGFVGVLIFSGSLPATRVAIIDFSPVFLTVARASIAGLLALCLLLIYKEKRPNRQQVFQLAIVAMGVVVGYPLLSALALQYVTSAHSIIFVGMLPLTTALFAVLRGGERPHPAFWVFAILGSSFVIGYAVVQGLSVSPIGDILMLLAVIVCGLGYAEGAKLSKTLGGWQVISWALVIALPFMVPLGFMVRPSSFTGISTAAWVGLGYVSLFSMLIGFVFWYRGLAQGGIAAVGQLQLLQPFLGLALAATLLHETVSLGMLSVTIGVILCVAGSKKFGK
- a CDS encoding aminotransferase-like domain-containing protein; this encodes MKDNFLYSEISGNIARLIRNEVLKPGDRLPSVRMLCEEHNISMNTAKRIFLELEAQSLIESKPQSGYFVSQLPYQRLALPAVSKPAAVARYNEPEDLIRKVYSHMGSNKLTQFSIAVPSGDLLPLAKLNKEMVHATRELRGGGAAYEMLQGNEKLRRMVASRALTWGANMQEDDLITTSGGMDALSLCLMAVGKPGDTIAIESPCYPGILQLAVSLGLKVLELPTHPITGIQIEALKKAIPKIDLCLLVPNFNTPLGSCMPDEHKREVAALLARHGIPLIEDDVYGDLYFGEKRPKCCKTYDTEGNILWCSSISKTLAPGYRVGWIAPGKYKEKVLKLKLVHAISSTAITQEVVASFLKSARYDHHLRQLRRTVQGNYQHYLHAIAQFFPEGTKTSRPQGGLALWVEFPKGIDTLELYELALKQHISIAPGRMFTLQNQFQNSMRLCFGLPWSDDLQLKLKKVGNLAKMIQR
- a CDS encoding ABC transporter permease — protein: MFKNYFKTAFRNFRRNKVYSIINILGLSLGLACGMLIILYVKDELSYDRFHAQVNQLYRIGMKRIKPDGSVESKGGFTGYFQGPRFTANIPEIQAFVRVQNNQRDIKNGTEIKSQEVHLVDSNFLSAFSFPLLSGNPKTALRDLHSVVITEEVARTLFGTKEALGKTIVIKNEEGQFVPHEVTGVAKKCPQNSSIKFNMLLPIEISKETEAQNMNWMNYFLSTFVVMAPGANPLAVEAKMKQVYEKDARESIKISAEQYGDDAATFYSLQPFTDIHLSEDYQATNGLTDASKPMYSYILSGIALFILLIACINFVNLTVARSLKRAKEIGIRKVIGGDRRQLMVQFLGESFILCFVAFVLAVLMVQLVLPIFNDLSNKALALSYLFDAKLIGIYIGLFIVTSLLAGFYPSLVLSAYSPVKTLYSRFTLAGKNYLQKSLVVLQFTLASFLIIATITIYAQFNYLTNEKLGYDDSNLVLANLPTIKASKTVLLKEELLKSPAIVDVACKNVGSWSTVAKVNGSTEISFAYETVTEPYIPLLQIPLIKGRSFSKDFPSDSTHSVVVNEAFAKKAGWANPIGQEVNFWYNKNEKYQVIGVVKDYHYAALTEKIKPQLFTMKPGNSLGLAFIKIKPDGATAALQHIEKTFKTFYPNSPYSYIFKDQENLKSYEAEARWKKIMLFGAVLTIFISCIGLFGLSVMSAEKRVKEIGIRKVLGATVGHVVTILSRDFLLLVTLALIISIPIAWVTANAWLANYPYRITVSWWMFALAGVLVAMVAMFTISFNALKAAVANPVKSLRSE